From the Exiguobacterium aurantiacum genome, one window contains:
- a CDS encoding S41 family peptidase: MKNTTAGLLAGATFVAGAGAGLATMAFTDTALPIQPKAEGWDKVDQVRQLIETHSLKDISEEDLLTGALDGMTGALDDPYSDFLDAEETSQFTDSIESSFEGIGATLEKKGEDILIVAPIKGAPAEEAGLRAGDVITAVDGESIEGMAVEEAVQLIRGEKGTVVTLTIRRGGQEADYEITRDTIPIETVYSEVKEQDGKKIGYIEVTQFSEPTADEFLEQLETLESEEIDSLIIDVRGNPGGLLPAVIAMTEGFVPTNKPVVQIENADGDRESQSGRAREAKPYDLFVLTDEGSASASEILAGALKEGAGATIIGNKTFGKGVVQTAFDLEDGSNLKLTTSKWLTPDGNWINEKGIEPDVEVDQPDYFNVTRILADADTLKVGDYGEAVSNLHTVLTGIGYEPGGQPGYYGDTMARAVSEFQADNNLPEDGVVNEATASALESRLLEEIQDEANDAQLNRALEEAAK; the protein is encoded by the coding sequence GTGAAAAATACAACCGCAGGATTACTAGCCGGCGCCACGTTCGTCGCCGGGGCCGGTGCAGGGCTCGCGACGATGGCGTTCACCGATACGGCGCTACCGATTCAACCAAAGGCAGAAGGTTGGGACAAGGTCGACCAAGTCCGGCAATTGATCGAGACGCATTCGCTCAAGGACATCTCGGAAGAAGACCTGTTGACTGGGGCGCTCGACGGGATGACTGGGGCGCTCGATGACCCGTACTCGGACTTCTTGGACGCTGAAGAGACGTCGCAGTTCACCGACTCGATCGAGTCGAGTTTTGAAGGAATCGGCGCGACTTTGGAGAAGAAAGGAGAAGACATCTTGATTGTCGCTCCAATCAAAGGCGCACCGGCCGAAGAGGCAGGCCTCCGGGCCGGCGACGTCATCACGGCGGTCGATGGGGAATCGATTGAAGGGATGGCAGTCGAAGAGGCGGTTCAGCTCATCCGGGGCGAGAAAGGGACCGTCGTCACCCTCACGATTCGCCGCGGCGGGCAAGAGGCCGACTACGAGATCACACGGGATACGATTCCGATCGAGACCGTCTACTCGGAAGTGAAAGAACAGGACGGCAAAAAGATCGGCTATATCGAGGTGACCCAGTTCTCCGAGCCAACGGCCGACGAGTTTTTAGAGCAACTCGAGACGCTCGAGTCGGAAGAAATCGATAGCCTCATCATCGACGTGCGAGGGAACCCAGGTGGATTGCTTCCTGCCGTCATCGCGATGACCGAAGGGTTCGTCCCGACGAATAAGCCGGTCGTCCAAATCGAGAACGCGGACGGGGACCGCGAGTCGCAGAGCGGCCGCGCCCGGGAAGCGAAGCCGTACGACTTGTTCGTCTTGACGGACGAAGGGTCGGCATCGGCGTCTGAAATTTTGGCCGGGGCCCTCAAAGAAGGTGCCGGGGCCACAATCATCGGCAACAAGACGTTCGGCAAGGGCGTCGTCCAGACGGCGTTCGACTTAGAGGACGGCAGCAACTTGAAGTTGACGACGAGCAAATGGCTCACGCCGGACGGGAACTGGATCAACGAGAAAGGCATCGAGCCGGACGTTGAGGTCGACCAACCGGACTACTTCAATGTCACCCGCATCCTCGCCGACGCGGACACGCTCAAAGTCGGGGACTACGGGGAAGCGGTCTCGAACTTGCATACCGTGTTGACGGGCATCGGCTATGAGCCGGGCGGTCAGCCAGGCTATTACGGCGATACGATGGCCCGCGCCGTCAGCGAGTTCCAAGCCGACAACAACTTGCCGGAAGACGGCGTCGTCAATGAGGCGACGGCATCGGCGCTCGAGTCACGTTTGCTCGAAGAGATTCAAGACGAGGCGAACGATGCCCAGTTGAATCGCGCGCTCGAAGAAGCCGCAAAATAA
- a CDS encoding PDZ domain-containing protein: MSFTALLTLIGSPLLWATLVALAYISMTRIKRERGMFRSRRRSPKSDWRHFLWPSLLLAVIGSTALILLETTVNWEWVVTFSVLYALIVLTMHPRFGSPAFPFLIMLTALTLRDVVEYGVFSGWMDRLAEVGWPVYALVFGVVTLAEAILLRWNGPIETSPTLILSKRGQFIGGHVVKRLWFFPLVVFLPPSFGLDVSVPVILPIPIGVSLLSTGALPGTLLGRLSVYRGLLALIALGLFGASYVIDVAYAAYGLLGLFVLYELALQLIKRENRGTTPVFINGNRGAVIIDTLPGSPGEAMQLIPGESIYKVNGSVITGGSSFYEALQLHKPYIKLEVLNLNGDIRFVQRAMYETDPHELGILFVAEPASPRLRLRKL; encoded by the coding sequence ATGAGTTTTACTGCTTTGTTGACCTTGATCGGTAGTCCGCTACTCTGGGCGACGCTCGTCGCCCTCGCTTACATATCCATGACGCGCATCAAAAGGGAGCGGGGCATGTTCCGCTCGCGGCGACGTTCGCCGAAATCGGACTGGCGCCATTTTCTATGGCCGAGCCTGCTCCTCGCCGTCATCGGTTCGACGGCACTGATTCTGCTCGAGACGACCGTCAACTGGGAGTGGGTCGTGACGTTCAGCGTGCTCTACGCGCTCATCGTCTTGACGATGCACCCGCGCTTCGGAAGCCCGGCGTTCCCGTTTTTGATCATGCTGACAGCGCTCACGCTTCGTGACGTCGTCGAGTATGGCGTTTTCTCAGGCTGGATGGACCGCTTGGCCGAGGTCGGCTGGCCGGTGTATGCGCTCGTGTTCGGTGTCGTCACATTGGCCGAGGCGATCCTCTTACGTTGGAACGGTCCCATCGAGACGTCGCCGACGCTCATCTTGTCCAAACGGGGCCAGTTCATCGGCGGACACGTCGTCAAACGGCTCTGGTTCTTCCCGCTCGTCGTCTTTTTGCCACCGTCATTCGGTCTCGACGTGTCGGTGCCGGTCATCTTGCCGATCCCAATCGGGGTCAGCCTGTTGTCGACGGGAGCGCTCCCGGGGACGCTGCTCGGTCGCTTGAGCGTGTATCGTGGCCTGCTCGCGCTCATCGCCCTCGGTTTGTTCGGGGCCTCCTACGTCATCGACGTGGCGTATGCGGCCTACGGATTGCTCGGTCTGTTCGTCCTGTATGAGCTCGCATTGCAACTCATCAAGCGGGAGAACCGAGGAACGACGCCGGTGTTCATCAACGGCAACCGGGGCGCGGTCATTATCGACACGCTCCCGGGTTCACCGGGCGAGGCGATGCAGCTCATCCCGGGCGAATCGATCTATAAAGTGAACGGGAGTGTCATCACGGGCGGGAGCAGCTTCTATGAGGCGCTCCAGCTCCATAAGCCATACATCAAGCTCGAGGTGCTCAACTTGAACGGGGACATCCGTTTCGTGCAACGAGCGATGTATGAGACCGACCCGCACGAGCTCGGCATCTTGTTCGTCGCTGAACCGGCGAGCCCACGTCTGCGGCTACGGAAATTATAA
- the glpK gene encoding glycerol kinase GlpK gives MEKEKRYILALDQGTTSSRAIIFDHDGKIVTTAQREFKQYFPKPGWVEHNANEIWGSVLAVMAEAFGSADIDPKEIAAIGITNQRETAVVWEKSTGRPVYNAVVWQSRQTAGICDELKEAGHNDLFRDKTGLLIDAYFSGTKVKWILDNVEGAREKAEAGDLLFGTIDTWLIWKLSGGHAHVTDYSNASRTLMYNIYEQKWDDELLEILTVPKSMLPEVKPSSEVYANTIPYHFFGFEVPIAGAAGDQQAALFGQACFESGEGKNTYGTGCFMLMNTGEEAVKSDHGLLTTIAWGYGGKVEYALEGSIFVAGSAIQWLRDGLRMLKSAKDTEQYANRVETTDGVYVVPAFVGLGAPYWNSDVRGAIFGLTRGTEKEHFVRATLESLAYQTRDVLTAMEQDSGIELKTLRVDGGAVNNNFLMQFQADILDVPVERPEVSETTALGAAYLAGLAVGFWKDQDEIKQQWKLDHQFEPKMDETHRENLYKGWQHAVEATMGFKPSKLEI, from the coding sequence ATGGAGAAAGAAAAACGCTACATTTTAGCACTTGACCAAGGAACGACAAGCTCACGGGCCATCATCTTTGACCATGACGGAAAAATCGTCACGACCGCCCAGCGTGAGTTCAAACAGTACTTCCCTAAGCCAGGCTGGGTCGAGCATAACGCCAACGAGATTTGGGGTTCTGTCCTCGCCGTCATGGCCGAGGCGTTCGGTTCGGCCGATATCGATCCTAAAGAGATCGCTGCCATTGGAATCACGAACCAACGGGAAACAGCCGTCGTTTGGGAGAAGTCGACAGGACGTCCGGTCTATAACGCCGTCGTCTGGCAATCGCGTCAAACGGCCGGCATCTGTGACGAGTTGAAAGAAGCCGGACATAACGATTTGTTCCGCGACAAGACGGGCCTCTTGATTGACGCCTACTTCTCCGGTACGAAAGTCAAATGGATCCTCGACAACGTCGAAGGCGCCCGCGAGAAAGCCGAAGCCGGCGACCTCCTCTTCGGAACAATTGACACATGGCTCATCTGGAAACTGTCAGGCGGTCACGCCCACGTCACGGACTACTCGAACGCCTCACGGACGCTCATGTACAACATCTATGAGCAGAAATGGGACGATGAGTTGCTCGAGATTTTGACGGTGCCGAAATCGATGCTTCCAGAAGTCAAGCCGTCGAGTGAAGTATACGCCAACACGATCCCGTATCACTTCTTCGGCTTCGAAGTCCCAATCGCCGGCGCGGCCGGTGACCAACAGGCGGCCCTCTTCGGCCAAGCCTGCTTCGAGTCTGGTGAAGGCAAGAACACGTACGGGACGGGTTGCTTCATGCTCATGAACACGGGTGAGGAAGCCGTCAAGTCGGACCACGGTCTGCTCACGACGATTGCTTGGGGTTACGGCGGAAAAGTCGAATACGCGCTCGAAGGTTCAATCTTCGTCGCCGGTTCGGCTATCCAGTGGCTCCGTGACGGGCTCCGCATGCTCAAATCGGCGAAAGATACGGAACAGTATGCCAACCGCGTCGAAACGACAGACGGCGTCTACGTCGTCCCAGCCTTTGTCGGTCTCGGTGCCCCGTACTGGAACTCAGACGTCCGTGGTGCCATCTTCGGCCTCACGCGCGGTACGGAGAAAGAACACTTTGTCCGGGCGACGCTCGAGTCGCTCGCCTATCAGACGCGCGACGTCTTGACGGCGATGGAACAAGACTCTGGCATCGAGTTGAAGACGCTCCGTGTCGACGGCGGTGCGGTCAACAATAACTTCCTTATGCAGTTCCAAGCGGACATCCTGGACGTCCCGGTCGAACGGCCGGAAGTGAGCGAGACGACGGCCCTCGGTGCCGCCTACCTCGCCGGTCTCGCCGTCGGGTTCTGGAAAGACCAAGACGAGATCAAACAACAGTGGAAACTCGACCATCAGTTCGAACCGAAGATGGACGAGACACACCGCGAAAATCTTTATAAAGGCTGGCAACACGCCGTCGAAGCGACGATGGGCTTCAAACCATCGAAACTTGAAATCTAA
- a CDS encoding MIP/aquaporin family protein, producing the protein MSAFVSEIIGTMLLILLGNGVVAGVVLRHSKAENAGWIVITFGWGLAVMVGVYAAGIYGGAHINPAVTIGLATAGTFPWADVPAYILAQFIGAFIGAVLVYVHYKPHYDVTDDPGAKLATFSTAPGIRNTPFNLIGEIIGTFVLVFALLSFGANTFADGLNPLIVGFLIVSIGLSLGGTTGYAINPARDLGPRIAHAILPIKGKGTSDWGYSWIPVVGPIIGAVIAALLYGILVP; encoded by the coding sequence ATGTCAGCATTCGTCAGCGAAATTATTGGTACAATGCTACTCATCTTGCTCGGTAACGGTGTCGTCGCCGGCGTCGTCCTCCGTCATTCGAAAGCGGAGAACGCGGGCTGGATCGTCATCACGTTCGGTTGGGGCTTGGCCGTTATGGTCGGGGTTTATGCAGCCGGTATCTACGGAGGGGCGCATATTAACCCTGCCGTCACCATCGGACTTGCGACAGCAGGCACGTTCCCATGGGCCGATGTGCCAGCGTATATTTTGGCACAATTCATCGGGGCGTTCATCGGGGCCGTCCTCGTCTATGTCCACTACAAACCGCACTACGATGTGACCGACGACCCGGGCGCCAAATTGGCGACGTTCTCGACCGCACCAGGGATTCGTAACACGCCGTTCAACTTGATCGGCGAAATCATCGGTACGTTCGTACTCGTCTTCGCCCTCTTGTCATTCGGGGCCAACACGTTTGCCGACGGTTTGAATCCGCTCATTGTCGGTTTCTTGATCGTCTCGATCGGTCTCTCGCTTGGTGGTACAACGGGATATGCCATCAACCCGGCGCGTGACCTCGGACCGCGGATTGCACATGCGATCCTTCCTATCAAAGGCAAAGGCACGTCGGACTGGGGCTACTCATGGATCCCGGTCGTCGGACCGATCATCGGGGCGGTCATCGCCGCATTGCTTTACGGCATTCTCGTACCATAA
- a CDS encoding sulfite exporter TauE/SafE family protein: MWSLLFIPLGAIVGALSGFFGIGGGVIIVPVLLFSGYSAAEAVATSLLFVVGTSLFGAKKHTSLGNVSWSTGITVGLTGAVTAQLSSRLVLSISGTYDWLLNLFYLAILSYFAVTLLKKTSKPQKPKKSILLASMMIGAMAGLLSALLGIGGGFIIVPLLVSWLGFSTHRGVGTSLAAVLFISLGGLIGYLPSLSLDYVTPLALVIGAFIGAPIGAALTNRYDDKEISQRLAWLYLAVIASILLDLGATVFPPLAYVSLAVLIVFLAGIALDFRRRITNQNHFS; this comes from the coding sequence ATGTGGTCACTTCTCTTCATCCCGCTCGGTGCCATCGTCGGTGCCTTGTCCGGGTTCTTCGGCATCGGCGGCGGGGTCATCATCGTCCCGGTGCTCCTTTTTAGCGGATACTCGGCGGCCGAGGCCGTCGCCACGTCGCTTCTGTTCGTCGTCGGGACGAGCTTGTTCGGTGCGAAGAAACATACGTCGCTCGGCAACGTGTCCTGGTCGACCGGCATCACGGTCGGATTGACCGGGGCCGTCACGGCACAGCTGTCGAGTCGGCTCGTCCTCTCAATCTCCGGGACGTACGATTGGTTACTGAACCTATTTTATCTGGCTATCCTATCTTATTTTGCCGTTACGTTACTAAAGAAAACATCGAAACCGCAGAAGCCGAAAAAATCGATCCTTCTTGCCTCGATGATGATTGGGGCGATGGCCGGATTGCTGTCGGCCCTCCTCGGCATCGGTGGCGGCTTCATCATCGTACCGCTCCTCGTCAGTTGGCTCGGTTTTTCGACACATCGAGGGGTCGGGACGAGCCTGGCTGCCGTCTTGTTCATCTCGCTCGGCGGACTCATCGGCTATCTCCCGTCGCTATCGCTCGATTACGTGACACCGCTCGCGCTGGTCATCGGGGCGTTCATCGGTGCGCCGATCGGCGCAGCCCTCACGAATCGTTATGACGATAAAGAGATTTCGCAACGCCTCGCCTGGCTCTATCTCGCCGTCATCGCTTCGATTCTACTCGACCTCGGCGCCACGGTCTTCCCTCCGCTCGCGTACGTGAGCTTGGCGGTCCTGATCGTCTTTCTCGCCGGCATCGCCCTCGACTTCAGACGTCGCATTACCAATCAAAACCACTTTTCATGA
- the uvrB gene encoding excinuclease ABC subunit UvrB yields the protein MDKISVPFELQSEYSPAGDQPEAIRQLVEGINRGDRYQTLLGATGTGKTFTVSNVIQEVKKPTLVLAHNKTLAGQLYSEFKEFFPNNAVEYFVSYYDYYQPEAYVPSTDTFIEKDASINDEIDKLRHSATSALFERDDVIIVASVSCIYGLGNPEEYNSLVLSLRVGKELGRDQMLRKLIDIQYERNDIDFQRGRFRVRGDVVEIFPASRDEQCLRVEFFGDEIDRIREMDPLTGEIIADREHVSIFPASHFVTRDEKLQKAIVNIEAELEQQLEKFREEGKLLEAQRLEQRTNYDLEMMREMGYCSGIENYSRHLNLTEAGATPYTLIDYFPKDFLLVADESHVTLPQVRGMYNGDQARKQVLVDHGFRLPSAKDNRPLKFDEFEKKLSQAIFISATPGPYELEHTPNMIEQIIRPTGLLDPTIEIHPIKGQIDYLMDQIRERIKQDERVLVTTLTKKMAEDLSDYLREAGIKVNYMHSEIKTLERIEIIRDLRLGKYDVLVGINLLREGLDIPEVSLVTILDADKEGFLRSDRSLIQTIGRAARNSNGHVILFADKMTDSMTRAIDETDRRRSIQQAYNEEHGITPQTIRKEVRGVIRATVDAEEDVLESLSSMKPAEREEAIANLEEEMKQAARDLQFERAAELRDLILELKVGN from the coding sequence ATGGATAAGATTAGCGTTCCGTTTGAATTACAATCGGAATATAGCCCGGCCGGCGACCAACCGGAGGCGATTCGACAGCTCGTCGAGGGCATCAATCGCGGCGACCGGTATCAGACGTTGCTCGGGGCGACCGGCACCGGGAAGACGTTTACCGTATCGAACGTCATCCAAGAAGTGAAGAAGCCGACGCTTGTCTTGGCCCACAACAAGACGCTTGCGGGACAGCTCTACTCAGAGTTCAAGGAATTCTTCCCGAACAACGCCGTCGAATATTTCGTCAGCTATTACGACTACTATCAGCCAGAGGCGTACGTGCCGTCGACCGACACGTTCATCGAGAAAGACGCCTCGATCAACGACGAGATCGATAAACTCCGTCACTCGGCGACGTCGGCCTTGTTCGAGCGCGATGACGTCATCATCGTCGCTTCGGTATCGTGCATCTACGGTCTCGGTAACCCGGAAGAATACAACAGTCTCGTCTTGAGCCTCCGTGTCGGTAAAGAACTGGGGCGTGATCAGATGCTTCGCAAGTTGATTGACATTCAATATGAACGGAACGACATCGACTTCCAACGCGGGCGGTTCCGTGTCCGCGGTGACGTCGTCGAAATCTTCCCGGCGTCACGCGACGAGCAGTGTTTGCGCGTCGAGTTCTTCGGAGACGAGATCGATCGGATTCGCGAGATGGACCCGCTCACCGGTGAGATCATCGCCGATCGCGAGCACGTCTCGATCTTCCCGGCATCCCACTTCGTCACCCGCGACGAGAAGTTACAAAAGGCAATCGTCAACATCGAGGCCGAGCTCGAGCAACAGCTCGAGAAGTTCCGCGAGGAAGGGAAGCTGCTCGAAGCGCAGCGCCTTGAACAGCGGACGAACTATGACCTCGAGATGATGCGTGAGATGGGTTACTGCTCAGGCATCGAGAACTATTCGCGCCATTTGAACTTGACAGAGGCAGGGGCGACGCCTTACACGCTTATCGACTACTTCCCGAAAGACTTCTTGCTCGTCGCCGATGAGTCGCACGTGACGCTCCCGCAAGTACGCGGGATGTACAACGGTGACCAGGCTCGGAAACAAGTGCTCGTCGACCACGGTTTCCGTTTGCCTTCGGCCAAAGACAACCGGCCGCTCAAGTTCGACGAGTTCGAGAAAAAGTTGTCGCAAGCGATTTTCATCTCGGCGACACCGGGTCCGTATGAGCTCGAGCATACACCGAACATGATCGAGCAGATCATCCGGCCGACGGGCCTCTTAGATCCGACGATCGAGATCCATCCGATCAAAGGACAAATCGACTACTTGATGGACCAAATCCGTGAGCGCATCAAACAGGACGAACGCGTCCTCGTGACGACGCTCACGAAGAAGATGGCCGAGGACTTGTCGGACTATCTGCGTGAAGCGGGCATCAAGGTCAACTATATGCACTCGGAGATCAAGACGCTCGAGCGGATCGAGATCATCCGTGACCTCCGTCTCGGAAAATACGATGTCCTCGTCGGGATCAACTTGCTGCGGGAAGGGCTAGACATCCCGGAAGTGAGTCTCGTCACCATCCTCGACGCCGACAAGGAAGGGTTCCTTCGTTCGGACCGATCGCTCATCCAGACGATTGGCCGGGCAGCGCGGAACTCGAACGGGCACGTCATCTTGTTCGCGGATAAGATGACTGACTCGATGACGCGCGCGATCGACGAGACCGACCGCCGTCGTTCGATCCAACAGGCATATAATGAAGAACATGGCATCACGCCGCAGACGATCCGCAAAGAAGTGCGCGGCGTCATCCGGGCGACAGTTGACGCCGAGGAGGATGTGCTCGAATCGCTCAGCTCGATGAAGCCGGCCGAGCGCGAAGAAGCCATCGCCAATCTAGAAGAAGAAATGAAACAAGCGGCCCGCGACCTCCAGTTCGAACGGGCGGCCGAATTGCGTGACTTAATCTTGGAGTTGAAGGTAGGGAATTAA
- the uvrA gene encoding excinuclease ABC subunit UvrA, protein MAEKKNAIVIKGARVNNLKNIDIDIPRDQLVVLTGLSGSGKSSLAFDTIYAEGQRRYVESLSAYARQFLGQMDKPDVDTIEGLSPAISIDQKTTSRNPRSTVGTVTEIYDYLRLLFARIGKPVCPRHGIEISSQTISQMVDQVMELPEKTRLQILAPIVSGRKGTHVKVFDSLKKEGFVRVRVNGETIELTDEIELDKNKKHSIEVVVDRLVVRADVEGRLADSLETALRLADGRAIIDKMDGTELLFSEHHACPICGFSIGELEPRMFSFNSPFGACPTCDGLGTKLDVDPELVIPDPSKTLKEGAVVAWQPTSSQYYPQLLASMCKHFDIDMDVPFERLSKRDQDLVLHGTDEESFLFRYENDFGQVRTNTIFFEGVLRNIERRYKETTSDYIREQMETYMATHACPTCSGYRLKEETLAVKITGHHIGQVTNLSVVNAIDLFDSIMTELSEKDIAIARLILQEICERLSFLNNVGLDYLTLSRAAGTLSGGEAQRIRLATQIGSRLTGVLYVLDEPSIGLHQRDNDRLIATLKQMRDIGNTLIVVEHDEDTMMAADYLIDIGPGAGEHGGEVIAAGTPKQLMKNRKSLTGQYLSGKKFIPLPAERKVPDERFLKILKAEENNLKGVDVSIPLGMFIAVTGVSGSGKSTLINEILYKSLAHHINRAKAKPGKHKKIEGLDHIDKVIDIDQSPIGRTPRSNPATYTGVFDDIRDVFASTNEAKMRGYKKGRFSFNVKGGRCEACRGDGIIKIEMHFLPDVYVPCEVCHGKRYNRETLEVKYKGKTIADVLDMTIEEGLDFFDKIPKIKRKIQTIYDVGLGYMKLGQPATELSGGEAQRVKLASELHKRSTGKTIYILDEPTTGLHVDDIARLLKVLQRLVENGDTVLVIEHNLDVIKSADYLIDLGPEGGDGGGTIVATGTPEEVAEVAASYTGKYLKPVLERDSARAKPKAGKRK, encoded by the coding sequence ATGGCTGAAAAGAAAAATGCGATCGTCATAAAAGGGGCGCGCGTCAACAACTTGAAAAACATTGATATCGACATTCCACGGGACCAGCTCGTCGTCTTGACGGGCTTGTCCGGGTCCGGGAAATCGTCACTCGCGTTCGACACAATCTACGCCGAAGGGCAGCGCCGTTATGTCGAGAGCTTATCGGCCTACGCCCGTCAGTTCCTCGGTCAGATGGACAAGCCGGACGTCGATACGATTGAGGGCCTCAGCCCGGCCATCTCGATCGACCAGAAGACGACGAGCCGCAACCCGCGCTCGACCGTTGGGACGGTGACGGAAATCTATGACTACTTACGTCTGTTGTTCGCCCGTATCGGAAAACCGGTCTGTCCGCGTCACGGCATCGAGATCTCGAGCCAGACGATCTCGCAGATGGTTGACCAAGTGATGGAACTGCCGGAGAAGACACGCCTGCAAATCTTGGCGCCGATCGTCTCGGGCCGTAAAGGGACGCACGTCAAAGTGTTCGACTCGCTCAAAAAGGAAGGCTTCGTCCGCGTCCGTGTCAACGGCGAGACGATCGAATTGACCGATGAGATCGAACTCGATAAGAACAAGAAACATTCGATTGAAGTCGTCGTCGACCGCCTCGTCGTCCGTGCTGACGTCGAGGGGCGCCTTGCCGATTCACTCGAGACGGCGCTTCGCCTCGCCGATGGCCGGGCCATCATCGACAAGATGGACGGGACCGAGCTTTTGTTCAGCGAGCATCACGCCTGTCCGATTTGCGGCTTCTCGATCGGCGAACTTGAGCCGCGCATGTTCTCGTTCAACTCGCCGTTCGGCGCTTGTCCGACTTGCGACGGCCTCGGCACGAAGCTCGACGTCGACCCTGAACTCGTCATCCCAGATCCGTCGAAGACGCTGAAGGAAGGCGCGGTCGTGGCCTGGCAGCCGACGAGTTCTCAATATTACCCACAATTGCTCGCCTCGATGTGTAAACATTTCGATATCGACATGGACGTCCCATTCGAACGTCTGTCGAAGCGTGACCAAGACCTCGTCTTGCACGGGACGGATGAAGAGTCGTTTTTGTTCCGTTACGAGAACGATTTCGGACAAGTCCGGACGAACACGATCTTCTTCGAAGGGGTGCTCCGTAACATCGAGCGCCGTTATAAAGAGACGACGTCGGATTACATCCGTGAACAGATGGAGACGTACATGGCGACACACGCTTGTCCGACATGTAGCGGCTACCGGTTGAAAGAAGAGACGCTCGCCGTCAAAATCACGGGCCACCATATCGGCCAAGTGACGAACTTGTCGGTCGTCAATGCCATCGATTTGTTCGATTCGATCATGACGGAACTGAGCGAGAAAGACATCGCCATCGCCCGCCTCATCTTGCAAGAGATTTGCGAGCGGCTCAGCTTCTTGAACAACGTCGGGCTCGACTACTTGACGTTGTCACGCGCGGCCGGGACGCTCTCCGGGGGAGAAGCGCAACGGATTCGTCTCGCGACGCAAATCGGTTCGCGGCTCACGGGCGTCTTGTACGTCCTCGATGAACCGTCGATCGGGTTGCATCAGCGTGACAACGACCGCTTGATCGCGACGCTGAAACAGATGCGCGACATCGGCAATACGCTCATCGTCGTCGAGCACGACGAAGACACGATGATGGCAGCCGACTACTTGATCGACATCGGACCGGGCGCCGGCGAACACGGTGGAGAAGTCATCGCCGCCGGGACGCCGAAACAGCTCATGAAGAACAGAAAATCGCTCACCGGCCAATATTTGTCCGGTAAGAAATTCATTCCGCTCCCAGCGGAACGGAAAGTACCAGACGAGCGGTTCTTGAAGATCTTGAAGGCCGAGGAGAACAACTTGAAAGGGGTCGACGTCTCGATCCCGCTCGGTATGTTCATCGCCGTCACCGGTGTCTCGGGCTCGGGAAAATCGACGCTCATCAACGAGATCCTCTACAAATCGCTCGCCCACCACATTAACCGGGCCAAGGCGAAGCCAGGGAAGCACAAGAAAATTGAAGGGCTCGACCATATCGACAAAGTCATCGATATCGATCAGTCGCCAATCGGACGGACGCCACGATCGAACCCGGCCACGTACACCGGCGTGTTCGACGATATCCGTGACGTGTTCGCCTCGACGAACGAGGCGAAGATGCGCGGCTATAAGAAAGGCCGTTTCAGTTTCAACGTCAAGGGCGGACGCTGCGAGGCGTGCCGCGGGGACGGGATCATCAAAATCGAGATGCATTTCTTGCCGGACGTCTACGTCCCGTGTGAAGTCTGTCACGGGAAGCGCTATAACCGCGAGACGCTCGAAGTGAAATACAAAGGCAAGACGATTGCCGATGTGCTCGATATGACGATCGAGGAAGGGCTCGACTTCTTTGACAAGATTCCGAAAATCAAGCGCAAGATTCAGACGATTTATGATGTCGGTCTCGGCTATATGAAGCTCGGCCAACCGGCGACGGAACTGTCGGGCGGGGAAGCGCAGCGCGTCAAGCTCGCCTCTGAGCTTCATAAACGTTCGACCGGCAAGACGATTTACATCTTGGACGAGCCGACGACGGGACTCCATGTCGACGACATTGCCCGCCTGTTGAAAGTGCTGCAACGCCTCGTCGAGAACGGGGACACGGTGCTCGTCATCGAGCATAACCTTGACGTCATCAAATCGGCCGACTACTTGATTGACCTCGGACCTGAAGGCGGGGACGGCGGCGGCACGATCGTCGCGACCGGGACGCCGGAAGAAGTCGCCGAGGTCGCTGCGTCATATACCGGCAAGTATTTGAAGCCGGTGTTAGAACGAGATTCGGCCCGAGCGAAACCAAAAGCAGGAAAACGAAAGTAA